The Spiroplasma clarkii genome has a window encoding:
- the dusB gene encoding tRNA dihydrouridine synthase DusB → MKIKNIEINGKLILGPMAGTTNEAFRIICKEYGAALVYAEMVSTEGLVHNNQKTKTMIEVSKFEHPISLQIFGFDVNSFVTAAKIVDELSECDIIDINMGCPAPKVAVRSQAGSNLLKYPERVGEVIAAVVKSTSKPVTVKMRIGWDENNKNVVELAKIAEANGAAAIAIHGRTRNQFYTGKADWSWIKKVKDAIKIPVIGNGDVVDGPTAKQMFEETGCDAIMIARAAQGNPWVFREINHFLETGETLPKPTFTEWKETVARHTKLLMEAKTEEFAIREMRKQLLWYIAVLGKNPITLHMKKLAVEIQSYNDLIDIFNYYEINSI, encoded by the coding sequence ATGAAAATTAAAAATATTGAAATTAATGGTAAGTTAATTTTAGGACCAATGGCCGGAACCACAAATGAAGCTTTTCGAATTATTTGTAAAGAATATGGAGCAGCGTTGGTTTATGCAGAAATGGTGAGCACTGAGGGTTTAGTCCACAATAATCAAAAAACTAAAACTATGATTGAGGTCTCGAAGTTTGAGCATCCAATTTCTTTACAGATATTTGGATTTGATGTTAACTCATTTGTAACAGCCGCAAAAATTGTTGATGAACTTTCTGAATGTGATATTATTGATATCAACATGGGTTGTCCAGCACCAAAAGTTGCTGTTAGAAGTCAAGCTGGATCAAATTTATTAAAGTATCCCGAAAGAGTTGGAGAGGTAATTGCTGCAGTGGTTAAAAGCACTAGCAAACCTGTAACTGTAAAAATGAGAATTGGTTGAGATGAAAACAATAAAAATGTTGTTGAACTTGCAAAAATCGCCGAAGCAAATGGAGCTGCAGCAATTGCAATTCATGGGAGAACAAGAAATCAATTTTATACAGGTAAGGCTGATTGGTCATGAATTAAAAAAGTGAAAGATGCTATCAAGATCCCTGTTATTGGGAATGGCGATGTTGTGGATGGGCCAACAGCCAAGCAAATGTTTGAAGAAACGGGTTGTGATGCAATAATGATTGCCCGGGCAGCACAAGGAAACCCATGAGTTTTTAGAGAAATCAATCACTTTTTAGAAACTGGTGAAACATTACCAAAACCAACTTTTACCGAATGAAAAGAAACGGTTGCCAGGCACACCAAATTATTAATGGAAGCAAAAACTGAGGAATTTGCTATTAGAGAAATGCGCAAGCAACTATTATGATATATTGCAGTTTTAGGGAAGAACCCTATAACACTGCACATGAAAAAACTAGCAGTGGAAATACAATCATATAATGATTTAATTGACATTTTTAATTATTATGAAATAAATTCAATATAA
- a CDS encoding DUF1904 family protein has product MPILSFRGVPEDRVQEYFKKAGELAQMINSDVKNVVFWHEPSKLIGNGYDKDAILVTIDWIGRPLKQEAVAKHICDFFANDSKHIYIKFTEINHLLYLNTELVG; this is encoded by the coding sequence ATGCCAATTTTAAGTTTTAGGGGAGTACCTGAAGATAGGGTCCAAGAATATTTTAAAAAAGCAGGCGAGTTAGCACAAATGATCAATTCAGATGTTAAAAATGTGGTTTTTTGACATGAACCAAGTAAGTTAATAGGAAATGGTTATGACAAGGATGCTATCTTAGTCACAATTGATTGAATTGGAAGACCATTAAAGCAGGAGGCAGTAGCCAAGCACATCTGTGATTTCTTTGCAAATGATTCAAAACACATTTACATTAAGTTCACAGAAATAAACCACTTGTTATATTTGAACACCGAACTTGTGGGTTAG
- the lysS gene encoding lysine--tRNA ligase, with protein sequence MKDNMERNFSEQERVRREKYNDLVSKGRDPFINTVFDRTHTTTQLNEQFNKFSKEELQTKQTTKISTAGRIRLFREAGKKAIFANIQDQYGMIQIYTRQDELGDAEFEFFKDLDLGDIIGVTGSMMKTDHGELTIRVESFKLLSKALKPLPDKHSGIADIEERYRRRYVDLIVNPETRQTFIDRNKVIRTIQSTLDSKGYMEVETPILHQLRGGAAAKPFATHYNALDSEFYLRIAPELHLKRCIVGGFEGVYEIGRLFRNEGMSTRHNPEFTTIEIYVAYKNMDFVMNLCEELIRESAKAVNGKTTLTYGGHKLDLGKPFKKWHMVDAIKEITGVDFWKPMSYEEAKKIAKEKGVEVEKHQFSVGHIINLFFEEFVESTIIDPTFIYGHPREISPLAKLNEQDSRFTDRFELFIINREYANAFSELNNPIDQYERFLDQIKEAEAGNDEASDMDIDFVEALEYGMPPTAGIGIGIDRLVMLLTGAESIKDVILFPQMKPRG encoded by the coding sequence ATGAAAGATAATATGGAAAGAAATTTTAGTGAACAAGAAAGAGTTCGCCGTGAGAAATACAATGACTTAGTTAGCAAAGGACGAGACCCATTTATAAATACTGTTTTTGATAGAACTCACACAACCACACAACTTAATGAACAATTTAATAAATTTTCAAAAGAAGAGTTACAAACAAAACAAACAACAAAAATTAGTACTGCAGGAAGAATAAGGTTATTTAGAGAAGCAGGAAAAAAAGCAATCTTTGCAAATATCCAAGACCAATATGGAATGATCCAAATTTACACCCGCCAAGACGAACTTGGAGACGCAGAATTTGAATTTTTTAAAGACCTAGATTTAGGAGACATTATTGGAGTTACAGGATCTATGATGAAAACCGATCATGGTGAATTAACAATTAGAGTTGAAAGTTTTAAATTACTAAGTAAGGCTTTAAAGCCTCTTCCCGATAAACATTCAGGAATTGCAGATATTGAAGAAAGATATCGTCGTCGTTATGTTGACCTAATTGTTAATCCAGAAACACGCCAAACATTCATTGATCGTAATAAAGTTATTAGAACAATTCAATCAACTTTAGATAGCAAAGGTTATATGGAAGTTGAAACCCCAATTTTACACCAACTTCGTGGTGGGGCTGCTGCTAAACCATTTGCAACACACTACAATGCTTTGGATTCAGAATTTTACTTACGTATTGCACCCGAACTTCACTTAAAAAGATGTATTGTTGGAGGCTTTGAGGGTGTTTATGAAATTGGAAGACTCTTTCGAAATGAGGGAATGAGCACCAGACATAATCCAGAATTTACAACAATTGAAATCTATGTAGCTTACAAAAATATGGACTTTGTTATGAACTTATGTGAAGAGTTAATTAGAGAAAGTGCAAAAGCTGTTAATGGGAAAACCACCCTGACTTATGGTGGTCACAAACTTGATTTAGGAAAACCATTTAAAAAATGACATATGGTTGATGCTATTAAAGAAATAACTGGGGTTGATTTTTGAAAACCAATGAGTTATGAAGAAGCTAAAAAAATTGCCAAAGAAAAAGGAGTTGAAGTTGAAAAACACCAATTCTCAGTTGGTCATATTATTAACTTGTTTTTTGAAGAATTTGTTGAAAGCACAATCATTGACCCAACATTTATTTATGGACACCCAAGAGAAATCTCACCCCTTGCAAAATTAAATGAGCAAGATTCAAGATTCACAGATAGATTTGAACTATTTATTATTAATAGAGAATATGCTAATGCCTTTTCTGAGTTGAACAACCCAATAGATCAATATGAAAGATTTTTAGACCAAATCAAAGAAGCAGAGGCCGGAAATGACGAAGCTTCAGATATGGATATTGATTTTGTTGAAGCACTTGAATATGGAATGCCCCCAACTGCTGGAATTGGTATTGGAATTGATAGACTTGTAATGTTATTAACTGGTGCTGAATCTATTAAAGATGTAATTTTATTCCCTCAAATGAAGCCAAGAGGATAA
- a CDS encoding single-stranded DNA-binding protein, translating into MNSISLIGRITKDPELRTSSGGKSFVAFTVAVNEFSGGNQYTQFIPCIAWEKVAENMAKFLKKGAQIAVEGSLSVRQENANGQYNTIVNVRASRVHFLGGAAGTSPQPMAGGNPVPQPQIQNQQIPSNNIEFDLIDDNQSAKDDDSILWDD; encoded by the coding sequence ATGAACTCAATTAGTTTAATTGGTAGAATTACAAAAGACCCTGAATTGCGCACATCAAGTGGTGGCAAATCATTTGTCGCTTTTACTGTTGCTGTGAATGAATTTAGTGGGGGAAACCAGTACACTCAATTTATTCCATGCATTGCTTGAGAAAAAGTTGCTGAAAACATGGCAAAATTCTTAAAAAAAGGAGCACAAATTGCTGTTGAGGGATCTTTAAGTGTTCGTCAAGAAAATGCCAATGGTCAATACAACACAATTGTAAATGTTAGAGCATCAAGAGTTCATTTTTTAGGAGGAGCAGCAGGAACATCACCCCAACCAATGGCGGGTGGTAACCCAGTTCCTCAACCTCAAATCCAAAACCAACAAATTCCATCAAATAACATTGAGTTTGACTTGATTGACGACAATCAATCAGCAAAAGATGATGACTCAATCTTATGAGATGATTAA
- a CDS encoding DDE-type integrase/transposase/recombinase, translated as MKRNYRGKRQMKTNKHIQDIIREAALSRDKAAKRELLIKSGGSRSWFYDAIKKYKEIGEAFFIHKNKNNKHAQKRTHMQALEISRIFRDEYLNCNFRDFMRYLKADKRYDYQWVGYSYIYNILRSKNHCSKLAHKKTIKLLAKEEELKNRPQSLLVPSSATERAKENIHIARPRTQRRGHVVEADATFWRFSDEEIWALHGYIDEASGEVLGLYFDHQETTEGYFNALKPVLKNYGTFEVLRTDKRRTFWSEKKESSPEDSRIQFAFVAKNLGIDIQSSISPQFKPRIERLWKTIKGTITTFMEQNKVTNINEANLVLPKFVEYLNNHVVTLQKDFTTNSFKKFEGDLNIILGHKSIRVVARDLTVTYEKKKYFICNFTTPLNIPRREIMIIQCCDGNLIASLGDNYYSMIEFDNEMLYKSKVVLENEGVKPEDMPQKIKNNSVWAQSNFIFFKKKYSSWYKKHSY; from the coding sequence ATGAAAAGAAATTATAGAGGTAAAAGACAAATGAAAACCAACAAACATATACAAGATATTATTAGGGAGGCTGCTTTATCCAGGGATAAAGCAGCCAAAAGAGAACTTTTGATAAAAAGTGGTGGTAGTAGATCATGGTTTTATGATGCCATTAAAAAATACAAAGAAATTGGTGAGGCCTTCTTTATCCACAAAAATAAAAACAATAAGCATGCTCAAAAGCGAACCCATATGCAAGCACTAGAGATTAGCAGGATTTTTAGGGATGAGTACTTAAACTGTAATTTTAGGGATTTTATGCGCTATTTAAAAGCAGATAAAAGATATGACTATCAGTGGGTGGGTTATTCATATATTTACAATATTTTAAGATCTAAAAATCATTGCTCAAAACTGGCACATAAAAAAACTATCAAATTGTTAGCAAAAGAAGAAGAGTTGAAAAATAGACCTCAAAGTCTACTGGTTCCCTCCTCAGCTACAGAAAGAGCAAAAGAAAATATCCATATTGCAAGGCCAAGAACCCAAAGGCGTGGTCATGTTGTTGAAGCTGATGCTACATTTTGAAGATTCAGTGATGAGGAGATTTGGGCATTGCATGGTTATATTGATGAGGCAAGTGGAGAGGTTTTAGGATTATATTTTGATCATCAAGAAACTACTGAAGGTTATTTCAATGCTTTGAAACCGGTCTTAAAAAATTATGGGACTTTTGAAGTGCTAAGAACTGACAAACGCAGAACTTTTTGGAGTGAAAAAAAAGAATCTTCGCCCGAAGATTCTCGAATTCAGTTTGCATTTGTAGCTAAAAACTTAGGTATTGACATCCAATCATCAATTTCACCACAATTCAAACCAAGGATTGAAAGGCTCTGAAAAACCATTAAAGGTACAATCACTACCTTTATGGAACAAAATAAAGTCACAAATATTAATGAGGCCAATCTAGTCTTACCAAAATTTGTTGAGTATTTAAATAATCATGTTGTAACCCTTCAAAAAGATTTTACTACAAATTCATTCAAAAAATTTGAGGGAGATCTAAATATTATTTTGGGACACAAATCAATTAGAGTGGTTGCAAGAGATCTAACTGTTACCTATGAAAAGAAAAAGTACTTTATATGCAATTTCACAACACCATTAAATATACCTAGACGAGAGATTATGATAATTCAATGTTGTGATGGTAACCTTATCGCATCACTTGGTGATAACTATTATAGTATGATTGAATTTGATAATGAAATGCTCTACAAATCAAAAGTTGTTCTTGAAAATGAAGGAGTGAAACCTGAAGATATGCCACAAAAAATTAAAAACAACTCTGTCTGAGCTCAATCAAACTTTATCTTTTTTAAGAAAAAATACTCAAGTTGATATAAAAAGCACTCCTATTAA
- the rplI gene encoding 50S ribosomal protein L9: protein MKVILIKDVKNYGQKDQIVEVSDGYAANYLIPKGFAIKATKDDLSHLNVRLKKEEQEISGQKIKNDLLKKEIEAIELKFHLRVMDKKPFGTISLTQICDRLNKEFGLNIDKRKFVSHENLNKLGLHYLKIKLDFKVVATLKVLVEGKE from the coding sequence ATGAAAGTAATATTAATTAAAGATGTTAAAAATTATGGACAAAAAGATCAAATTGTTGAGGTTAGTGATGGTTATGCAGCAAATTACTTAATTCCAAAGGGGTTTGCCATAAAAGCAACCAAAGATGACTTGAGTCATTTGAATGTTAGACTAAAAAAAGAAGAACAAGAAATTTCAGGACAGAAAATTAAAAATGATTTGTTAAAAAAAGAAATTGAAGCTATTGAATTAAAGTTTCATCTAAGGGTTATGGATAAAAAACCTTTCGGAACTATTTCATTAACTCAAATTTGTGACAGACTTAATAAAGAATTTGGTTTAAACATAGATAAGCGTAAATTTGTAAGTCATGAAAACTTAAATAAGCTAGGTTTGCATTACTTAAAAATTAAATTAGACTTTAAAGTTGTAGCAACTTTAAAAGTCCTAGTGGAAGGGAAAGAATAA
- the rpsF gene encoding 30S ribosomal protein S6, producing the protein MIRKYEIMYIVDEAADQKAIAAKLNDILTANGGKILASDEWGLKEFAYEINKKKKGFYTVLIVETDSANILEFQRIVRIDNSIIRELVINTETEKKYIQSTKLSKTDMSKFKEEKKPTRSFDRRPPRKFEDKPGERRPATEAPKPADTPEVEKPKPSEPNSAE; encoded by the coding sequence ATGATTAGAAAATATGAGATTATGTATATTGTTGATGAAGCTGCTGATCAAAAAGCAATTGCAGCAAAACTAAATGATATACTAACCGCTAATGGCGGAAAAATTCTTGCCTCAGATGAATGAGGATTAAAAGAATTTGCTTATGAAATTAACAAAAAGAAAAAAGGATTCTATACAGTTTTAATTGTTGAAACAGATTCAGCAAACATATTAGAATTCCAACGTATTGTTCGTATTGACAACAGTATCATAAGAGAGTTAGTAATTAATACTGAAACTGAAAAAAAATATATTCAGTCAACAAAATTGTCAAAAACTGACATGTCAAAATTTAAAGAAGAAAAAAAACCAACACGTAGTTTTGACAGACGTCCTCCAAGAAAATTTGAGGATAAACCAGGTGAAAGAAGACCAGCAACTGAGGCACCTAAGCCAGCTGACACACCAGAAGTTGAAAAACCAAAACCCAGCGAACCAAATTCGGCTGAATAA
- the rpsR gene encoding 30S ribosomal protein S18 produces MKKFVRRKKVNFFAKNNIDYIDYKDVELLKKFISGNGQILPRRITGTSPKHQRMLATAIKRARVVGLLPFVVQ; encoded by the coding sequence ATGAAAAAATTTGTAAGAAGAAAAAAAGTAAACTTCTTTGCTAAAAACAACATAGATTATATTGACTATAAAGATGTTGAATTATTGAAAAAATTCATTTCTGGAAATGGACAGATTTTACCAAGAAGAATTACAGGTACTTCACCAAAACACCAAAGAATGCTGGCAACTGCAATTAAAAGAGCCAGAGTTGTTGGATTGCTACCATTTGTTGTTCAATAA
- the dnaB gene encoding replicative DNA helicase → MTNEFEVNSINILLNAEKYVLAVAMHSPKACFEIITQLEQTDFSSDAHSIIFETIQEVSQTGTKVSSATVINKLQENKLLAKIGGIEAITDINSFYITDEGFEDHIEVIFKSSMGRQLDRAIGEIKQLRDSRSPVLDVFMAAQQKIMGIRTEIKKDDAVPIKETVVEVIKKIDNLQNSGGSLINGIPSGFTDIDSITNGWQKGDFIILAARPSMGKTAFALNLATNAAKRNKGVVFFSLEMPKEQLVQRILASESTVDSNLLRIPAGLNQDKWKLITSAGDKIQKMNIVIDDTPGLNVMQIQSKLRKIKRDFEIEVCFIDYLQLISSVNNRFDSRQNEVAAISRQLKLIARELNIPVICLSQLSRSVEKREEKTPLMSDLRDSGAIEQDADIIMFLYREDYYAKREEYSMQSGSQVEPTDVIISKHRNGATGTVKVQFAKNCGKFMDQSKNN, encoded by the coding sequence ATGACAAATGAATTTGAGGTAAATTCCATCAACATACTTTTGAATGCTGAAAAATATGTTTTGGCAGTTGCAATGCACTCTCCAAAGGCATGTTTTGAAATTATTACCCAACTTGAGCAAACAGACTTTTCTTCTGATGCTCACAGTATAATTTTTGAAACTATTCAAGAAGTTTCTCAAACAGGAACCAAGGTGTCAAGTGCAACTGTTATCAACAAGTTACAAGAAAACAAGTTGTTAGCAAAAATTGGGGGAATTGAAGCCATAACTGATATAAACTCATTTTATATTACAGATGAGGGATTTGAAGACCACATTGAAGTAATTTTTAAAAGTTCAATGGGAAGACAATTAGACAGAGCAATTGGTGAAATCAAGCAACTTCGTGATAGTAGATCACCAGTTCTAGATGTTTTTATGGCTGCCCAACAAAAAATTATGGGAATTAGAACTGAAATTAAAAAGGATGATGCAGTTCCAATTAAAGAAACAGTTGTTGAAGTAATTAAAAAAATTGATAACTTGCAAAATAGTGGTGGGTCACTAATAAATGGTATACCTTCAGGATTTACAGATATTGACAGTATTACCAATGGCTGACAAAAAGGAGACTTTATTATTTTGGCGGCTCGTCCATCAATGGGTAAAACTGCCTTTGCTTTAAACTTAGCAACAAATGCCGCTAAAAGAAACAAGGGTGTTGTCTTTTTTTCACTAGAGATGCCCAAAGAACAACTTGTACAAAGAATTTTAGCCTCAGAATCAACAGTGGATTCAAACTTGTTGAGAATCCCTGCAGGTTTAAACCAAGATAAATGAAAACTTATTACTAGTGCTGGGGATAAAATCCAAAAGATGAATATTGTTATTGATGATACCCCTGGACTTAATGTTATGCAAATTCAGTCTAAGTTAAGAAAGATCAAAAGAGATTTTGAGATTGAAGTTTGTTTCATTGATTATTTACAATTGATTTCATCAGTTAACAACAGATTTGATAGTCGTCAAAATGAAGTTGCTGCAATTTCTCGTCAATTAAAGTTAATTGCTAGGGAATTAAACATCCCAGTTATTTGTTTATCTCAACTTTCACGTAGTGTTGAAAAAAGAGAAGAAAAAACACCATTAATGTCAGACTTGCGTGATTCAGGAGCCATTGAACAAGATGCCGACATTATTATGTTCTTGTATCGTGAAGATTATTATGCAAAAAGAGAAGAATATTCAATGCAAAGCGGCAGTCAAGTTGAACCAACTGATGTAATTATTTCAAAACATCGTAACGGTGCAACTGGAACAGTAAAAGTTCAATTTGCAAAAAATTGTGGTAAATTTATGGACCAATCAAAAAATAACTAA
- a CDS encoding IspD/TarI family cytidylyltransferase, with the protein MFDVVILANGQSIRFGENKLLAKINEELLILKTIKCFFDLEGLQQIIVVGNEQINKQLQKFELPNLVFTVGGPTRSLSVARGLEMVTAPNVLIHDGARPFASKKLITDVYKNLKAFDVVVPIQKVVNCLKKIVNVEISTVNRDEYLTTQTPQGFRTKIIKEAFVNVDANWNDDCQAIENKGYKIKTVCGESENIKITYADDLKNL; encoded by the coding sequence ATGTTTGATGTAGTAATTTTAGCAAATGGTCAAAGTATTCGTTTTGGTGAAAATAAATTATTAGCCAAAATTAATGAAGAATTATTAATCTTAAAAACAATTAAATGTTTTTTTGATCTTGAAGGTTTACAACAAATTATAGTTGTTGGCAATGAACAAATTAACAAACAATTACAAAAATTTGAACTACCAAACTTGGTTTTCACAGTTGGGGGTCCGACTCGAAGTTTGTCGGTTGCTAGAGGATTAGAAATGGTAACAGCACCAAATGTTTTGATTCATGATGGGGCCCGCCCATTTGCTTCTAAAAAACTAATTACAGATGTTTATAAAAATCTAAAAGCATTTGATGTGGTAGTTCCAATTCAAAAAGTAGTTAATTGCTTAAAAAAAATAGTTAATGTGGAAATTTCAACAGTAAACAGAGATGAATACCTAACAACCCAAACACCTCAGGGGTTTAGAACCAAAATTATCAAAGAAGCCTTTGTAAATGTTGATGCAAATTGAAATGATGACTGTCAAGCAATTGAAAATAAGGGTTATAAAATTAAAACAGTTTGTGGAGAAAGTGAAAATATTAAAATAACTTATGCTGATGATTTAAAAAATCTTTAA